Within Pseudomonadota bacterium, the genomic segment TCATCCGCAAGGGCGTGCGACCGGACAAGATCCGCGTGACCGGGATCCCGAATTTCGATGATTGCGCGAGCTTTCTCGGCAATGGTTTTCCTTACCGGGACTATGTCCTGGTGGCGACCTCCGATCGCCGCGAGACGTATAACTACGAGAACCGCAAGCGCTTCATCCATAAGGCCAACGGGATCGCCGATGGGCGCCGGATCATTTTCAAGTTTCACCCCAACGAGAACGCCGAGCGTGCCCGCCGGGAAGTGGAGCGTTATTCGCCCGGTGCGCTCAGCTTCAGCGATGGCAATACCGATCATATGATCGCCAACTGCAAGGCCCTGGTCACGCGCTTTTCCTCGGTGGTTTATGTCGCGGCCGCGCTCGAGAAGGAACTGCATTGCGATCTCCCGGCCGATGAGGTCAAACGCTTGCTGCCGCTCCAAAACGGCGGCCGCTCGGCCGCCAACATAGCGAACGAATGCCTGGCACTTTTCGGTTAGCATGAACGTGATCGTGATTCAGGCCCGGATGGGCTCGACGCGCTTGCCCGGCAAGGTGATGCTGGACCTCTGCGATGCGCCGCTCATCGTACGCATGCTCGAACGGGTGCAACGGATCAGAACACCGGCGAGGATCGTGGTTGCCGTCACTACCGAGGCAGCCGATGATTGCCTGTTCGATGTCTGCCGCGCGCACGGATTCGAGGTCTTCCGGGGCCATCCGACCGATCTCCTCGACCGCCATTACCAAGCGGCGCGTGCCTACGAGGCCGAGGTGGTGGCCAAGGTGCCATCGGACTGCCCGCTCATCGATCCGGCGATCATCGATGCCGTATTCGAGCGCTTCGCTCAAGGCGATTGCGACTATGCGAGCAACCTGCATCCGCCCTCGTACCCCGATGGCAACGATGCCGAGGTGATGTCGATGA encodes:
- a CDS encoding glycosyltransferase family protein; translation: MNVIVIQARMGSTRLPGKVMLDLCDAPLIVRMLERVQRIRTPARIVVAVTTEAADDCLFDVCRAHGFEVFRGHPTDLLDRHYQAARAYEAEVVAKVPSDCPLIDPAIIDAVFERFAQGDCDYASNLHPPSYPDGNDAEVMSMSALASAWREAAQGFEREHTTPFLWERPERFRLANVPWDPRPGGAPVRDYSMSHRWTLDYPEDYEFIRRVYAALYPRIPAFGIEDILQLLERAPDLLTINARYAGVNWYRHHLGELRTIITAAQTR